In one window of Comamonas testosteroni DNA:
- the argF gene encoding ornithine carbamoyltransferase, with translation MKHYLQFSDFTADEYDYLLERAALIKKKFKGYEKHHTLTDRTMAMIFEKASTRTRVSFEAGMYQLGGSVVHLTTGDSQLGRSEPIEDSARVISRMTDLVMIRTFGQDKIERFAEFSRVPVINGLTNEFHPCQILADIFTFIEHRGSIKGKVVAWVGDGNNMANTWLQAADLLGFTVHVSTPGGYEVDEQLAFNGKPVNPGCYKVFKDPLEACKGADLVTTDVWTSMGYEAENEARKKAFADWCVDAEMMASAKADALFMHCLPAHRGEEVEAEVIDGPQSVVWDEAENRMHVQKALMEYLLLGRVD, from the coding sequence ATGAAGCATTACCTGCAATTTAGCGACTTCACCGCCGACGAATACGACTACCTGCTGGAACGTGCAGCCCTGATCAAGAAAAAATTCAAGGGCTACGAAAAGCACCACACGCTGACCGACCGCACCATGGCCATGATCTTCGAGAAGGCCAGCACGCGCACGCGTGTGAGCTTCGAGGCCGGCATGTACCAGCTCGGCGGCTCCGTGGTGCATCTGACCACCGGCGACAGCCAGCTGGGTCGCTCCGAGCCCATCGAGGACAGCGCTCGCGTCATCAGCCGCATGACCGACCTGGTCATGATCCGCACCTTCGGTCAGGACAAGATCGAGCGCTTTGCCGAGTTCTCGCGCGTGCCCGTCATCAACGGCCTGACCAACGAGTTCCACCCCTGCCAGATCCTGGCCGACATCTTCACCTTCATCGAGCACCGCGGCTCGATCAAGGGCAAGGTCGTCGCCTGGGTGGGCGACGGCAACAACATGGCCAACACCTGGCTGCAGGCCGCCGATCTGCTGGGCTTCACGGTCCATGTCAGCACGCCCGGCGGCTACGAGGTGGACGAACAGCTGGCCTTCAACGGCAAGCCCGTCAACCCCGGCTGCTACAAGGTGTTCAAGGACCCCCTCGAAGCCTGCAAGGGCGCCGATCTGGTCACCACCGATGTGTGGACCAGCATGGGCTACGAGGCCGAGAACGAAGCGCGCAAGAAGGCTTTTGCCGACTGGTGCGTGGATGCCGAGATGATGGCATCTGCCAAGGCCGACGCCTTGTTCATGCACTGCCTGCCCGCTCACCGCGGCGAGGAAGTGGAGGCCGAAGTCATCGACGGCCCCCAATCCGTGGTCTGGGACGAGGCAGAGAACCGCATGCATGTGCAAAAGGCACTCATGGAGTACCTTTTGCTCGGTCGCGTGGACTGA
- a CDS encoding YkgJ family cysteine cluster protein: MSESVHPCLNCGACCQNYRVEFSIYELQSMGGTVPDELAHEVPGKGNRARMNGTERHPVRCVALRELPEVGAGCIGCGIYEQRSRPCRDFPFASYGCHDTRAKFGLSALSEEEVQPWLEAA; the protein is encoded by the coding sequence ATGTCCGAATCCGTCCACCCCTGCCTGAACTGTGGCGCCTGCTGCCAGAACTATCGCGTGGAGTTTTCCATTTACGAGCTGCAATCCATGGGCGGCACCGTCCCCGATGAGCTGGCCCACGAAGTGCCCGGCAAGGGCAACCGCGCGCGCATGAACGGCACGGAGCGCCACCCGGTGCGCTGCGTGGCGCTGCGCGAGCTGCCAGAGGTCGGTGCGGGCTGCATAGGCTGCGGCATCTACGAGCAGCGCTCGCGCCCCTGCCGCGACTTTCCGTTTGCCTCCTATGGCTGCCACGACACGCGCGCGAAGTTCGGCCTGTCGGCGCTGAGCGAGGAAGAAGTCCAGCCCTGGCTGGAGGCTGCCTGA
- a CDS encoding FeoA family protein — MNAFSVQASESCVPSPSAAATAAASGPVMGLDQLAVNQPAQVVDLASCEGEDESLLLRLMEIGFLPGESVRVVATGFPGPDPLAVRIGQATFALRRHEAAQVLVKLEAAA; from the coding sequence ATGAATGCTTTTTCTGTTCAAGCGTCTGAATCCTGCGTGCCATCTCCCAGCGCTGCAGCGACTGCAGCCGCGTCCGGGCCGGTCATGGGCCTGGACCAGTTGGCGGTGAACCAGCCGGCCCAGGTGGTGGATCTGGCCTCCTGCGAAGGCGAGGATGAAAGCCTGCTGCTCAGACTCATGGAAATCGGCTTTCTGCCCGGCGAGTCCGTGCGCGTCGTCGCCACCGGCTTTCCCGGCCCGGACCCGCTGGCCGTGCGCATAGGTCAGGCGACATTTGCCCTGCGCCGCCACGAGGCGGCCCAGGTGCTGGTGAAACTGGAGGCCGCAGCATGA
- a CDS encoding MATE family efflux transporter, which yields MHLPLTHAPIGRALLRFSLPLWGGYVLQSLNTSVNAFWIGRHLGESALSAAVHANNLLFALIALVFGISQAANLLVAQAVGAGRWALARRITGSSASLFLGMSLLMVAVGWPLAAPLLGAMGAAPATAALAVDYLRVLFLALPPMLLLIFVAAVLRGTGDSRTPFVALLAVALGDALLNPLFIFGAAPLPGLGMAGSALATLVANSLGLAGLLAWIRWQRLPLWIGWCQRRHLRPEPALVRCLVTKGLPMGLQMLVVSLSLVLMLALINTHGAQVSAAYGAALQLWAYVQMPAIAVASACTTIAAQNVGAGHWLRVARTARAGVACHLLLTGACVTLILACDRSVLALFLPEGSTALEPARHLNRIVLGSFMLLGVSSVLAGVVRSTGAVLAPLAILTVTLWGLRLPLAWGLQPLWGQDALWWSFPLSALASMLLSVAHYHWGSWRRSRLLDSTTAQS from the coding sequence ATGCACCTGCCCCTGACCCATGCACCGATAGGCCGCGCCCTGCTGCGTTTTTCCCTGCCTCTGTGGGGCGGCTATGTGCTGCAGTCGCTCAACACCTCGGTCAATGCCTTCTGGATCGGACGCCATCTGGGCGAGAGCGCACTGTCTGCGGCCGTGCACGCCAACAATCTGCTGTTTGCGCTGATTGCCCTGGTCTTCGGCATCAGCCAGGCCGCCAATCTGCTGGTAGCCCAGGCCGTGGGCGCGGGCCGCTGGGCTCTGGCGCGGCGCATCACGGGCAGCAGCGCCAGCCTGTTCCTGGGCATGTCCCTGCTGATGGTCGCTGTGGGCTGGCCGCTGGCCGCCCCCTTGCTGGGCGCCATGGGCGCAGCGCCCGCCACCGCCGCGCTGGCCGTTGACTATCTGAGGGTGCTCTTTCTCGCGCTGCCACCCATGCTGCTGCTGATCTTCGTGGCCGCCGTGCTGCGCGGCACGGGCGACAGCCGCACGCCTTTCGTGGCCCTGTTGGCCGTGGCACTGGGCGATGCCCTGCTCAACCCCTTGTTCATCTTCGGCGCCGCCCCCCTGCCAGGCCTTGGCATGGCAGGCTCGGCGCTGGCCACCCTGGTGGCCAACAGCCTGGGCCTTGCAGGCCTGCTGGCCTGGATACGCTGGCAGCGCCTGCCGCTATGGATAGGCTGGTGCCAGCGCCGCCATCTACGGCCCGAGCCGGCGCTGGTGCGCTGCCTCGTCACCAAGGGCCTGCCCATGGGTCTGCAGATGCTGGTGGTCTCGCTCTCCCTGGTGCTGATGCTGGCCCTGATCAACACCCATGGCGCCCAGGTTTCAGCCGCCTACGGCGCGGCCCTGCAACTGTGGGCCTATGTGCAGATGCCGGCCATTGCCGTGGCCTCCGCCTGCACCACCATCGCCGCCCAGAACGTGGGGGCCGGCCACTGGCTGCGTGTGGCGCGCACGGCGCGTGCCGGCGTGGCCTGCCACCTGTTGCTGACCGGCGCCTGCGTGACCCTGATCCTGGCCTGCGACCGCAGCGTGCTGGCCCTGTTCCTGCCCGAGGGCAGCACGGCCCTGGAGCCCGCGCGCCACCTCAATCGAATCGTGCTGGGCTCGTTCATGCTACTGGGCGTGAGCAGCGTGCTGGCCGGCGTGGTGCGCTCCACGGGCGCGGTGCTGGCCCCTCTGGCCATTCTGACCGTGACGCTGTGGGGCCTGCGCCTGCCCCTGGCCTGGGGGCTGCAGCCGCTGTGGGGGCAGGATGCGCTGTGGTGGAGCTTTCCGCTCAGCGCGCTGGCATCCATGCTGCTGTCCGTCGCCCACTACCACTGGGGCTCCTGGCGCCGGTCACGGCTGCTGGACAGCACGACAGCGCAGAGCTAG
- a CDS encoding DUF3579 domain-containing protein — MVTPSSKELFIMGMTHAGKTFRPSDWAERLAGVMSQFRPGGACAGSHLSYSPWCVPTVMNGTKCVVINRDLRDYEPMAWDFCLNFAKDNDLQVAEACLLPDKLPAGKK, encoded by the coding sequence ATGGTTACCCCTTCCAGCAAAGAACTGTTCATCATGGGTATGACCCATGCCGGAAAAACCTTTCGACCCAGCGACTGGGCCGAGCGCTTGGCCGGGGTCATGAGTCAGTTTCGCCCTGGCGGTGCCTGCGCCGGAAGCCATCTGAGCTACTCTCCCTGGTGCGTGCCCACGGTGATGAACGGCACCAAATGCGTGGTCATCAACCGGGATCTGCGCGACTACGAACCCATGGCCTGGGACTTCTGCCTGAATTTCGCCAAGGACAACGATCTGCAAGTGGCCGAGGCCTGCCTGCTGCCTGACAAGCTGCCAGCCGGCAAGAAGTGA
- a CDS encoding aspartate aminotransferase family protein → MTAFIEAASPHVMPTYGRVPIALERGQGCRVWDVNGKEYLDALGGIAVNTLGHNHPKLVPALQDQLTKLIHTSNYYHVPGQETLAKLLTERSGMTNVFFCNTGLEANEAAIKIARKYGVDKGIAKPEIVVYDHAFHGRSIATMSATANPKVRNGFGDLLAGFTRVPPNDYEALIDATEGNPNIVAIMMEPIQGEGGLHPMRADYLKKVRELCDANGWLLMMDEVQAGMGRTGKWFAHQWAGITPDVMTLAKGLGSGVPVGAVVAHKAAAEVLKAGNHGSTFGGNPLSMRAGVETIRIMEEDELLSHTTEVGEYLKAKLQAELGGLEGFVEVRGQGLMIGVELTKPCGQLIAQAAEAGLLLSVTADTVIRLVPPLILSKPEADEIVARLKPLVQAILAA, encoded by the coding sequence ATGACCGCTTTCATCGAGGCAGCTTCGCCCCACGTTATGCCCACTTACGGCCGCGTACCCATCGCGCTGGAGCGCGGCCAGGGCTGCCGCGTTTGGGACGTGAACGGCAAGGAATATCTGGACGCGCTGGGCGGCATCGCCGTCAACACCCTGGGCCACAACCACCCCAAGCTGGTGCCCGCGCTGCAAGATCAGCTGACCAAGCTGATCCACACCTCCAACTACTACCATGTGCCCGGCCAGGAAACCCTGGCCAAGCTGCTGACCGAGCGCTCGGGCATGACCAATGTGTTCTTCTGCAACACCGGCCTGGAAGCCAACGAGGCGGCCATCAAGATCGCCCGCAAGTACGGCGTGGACAAGGGCATTGCCAAACCCGAGATCGTGGTCTATGACCATGCTTTCCACGGCCGCTCCATCGCCACCATGAGCGCCACGGCCAACCCCAAGGTACGTAACGGCTTTGGCGATCTGCTCGCAGGCTTCACGCGCGTGCCCCCCAATGACTACGAAGCCCTGATCGACGCGACCGAAGGCAATCCCAACATCGTTGCCATCATGATGGAGCCCATCCAGGGCGAAGGCGGCCTGCACCCCATGCGTGCCGACTACCTCAAGAAGGTGCGCGAGCTGTGCGATGCCAATGGCTGGCTGCTGATGATGGACGAGGTGCAGGCCGGCATGGGCCGCACCGGCAAATGGTTTGCCCACCAGTGGGCCGGTATCACCCCCGATGTGATGACCCTGGCCAAGGGCCTGGGCTCTGGCGTGCCCGTGGGTGCCGTGGTGGCGCACAAGGCCGCTGCCGAAGTGCTCAAGGCCGGCAACCATGGCTCCACCTTTGGTGGCAACCCGCTGTCCATGCGTGCCGGCGTGGAAACCATCCGCATCATGGAAGAGGACGAGCTGCTGTCCCATACCACGGAAGTGGGCGAATATCTGAAAGCTAAACTGCAGGCTGAACTGGGCGGCCTCGAAGGTTTTGTCGAAGTGCGCGGCCAGGGCCTGATGATTGGCGTGGAGCTGACCAAGCCCTGCGGCCAGCTGATTGCGCAAGCTGCCGAAGCCGGACTGCTGCTGAGCGTGACCGCCGACACGGTGATTCGCCTCGTGCCGCCGCTGATCCTGAGCAAGCCCGAAGCCGATGAAATCGTCGCCAGGCTCAAGCCCCTGGTTCAAGCCATTCTGGCAGCCTGA
- the feoB gene encoding ferrous iron transporter B, whose protein sequence is MNARESQITMMSPQAAEQAPLRAALLGNPNCGKTALFNLLTGARQKVANYAGVTVERKEGWLSTPGKRRVRVLDLPGTYSLDAHSEDERITRDIVKGMHPREAPPELLVCVTDATHLRLNLRLVLEARALGLPMVVVLNMSDMARRQGLVINKARLSELLGVPVVESVGVHLSGAKDLLAWLDSDQARQLKAPTLEGQFKPVTGSNSRAQLLALHQQVAEIMRLTVQEPAAPTQRDDRIDSVVLHPLWGTLVLVVTLFLMFQAVFSWAQPLMDGIEGLVGDFGKWVHGVMPDGVLRSLLVDGVIAGTGSVVVFLPQILILFFFILVLEDSGYLPRAAFLLDRIMGSVGLSGRSFIPLLSSFACAVPGIMATRSISSWRDRLLTIMIAPLMTCSARLPVYTLLIGAFIPEQTVAGFFNLQGLVLFALYVGGIASAMAVAWVGKLATRVKTRTPLLMELPSYRIPSLRSLVLGLYERAMIFLRRVGGIILTVSIVLWFLSSYPGAPEGVTEGAIRYSFAGQIGRALEVVLAPIGFNWQIAIALVPGMAAREVAVGALGTVYALSAVGDDAMAQQLSPLIASSWSLATALSLLVWFVFAPQCISTLAMVKRETNGWRYPLLMAGYLFALAYLASFVTYRVAVALGWG, encoded by the coding sequence ATGAACGCGCGCGAATCCCAGATCACCATGATGAGCCCTCAGGCTGCGGAGCAGGCACCCCTGCGCGCCGCGCTGCTGGGCAACCCGAACTGCGGCAAGACGGCGCTGTTCAATCTGCTGACCGGTGCCCGCCAGAAGGTGGCCAACTACGCGGGCGTGACCGTGGAGCGCAAGGAAGGCTGGCTGAGCACGCCCGGCAAGCGCCGCGTGCGCGTGCTGGACCTGCCCGGCACCTACAGCCTGGATGCGCACAGCGAGGACGAGCGCATCACGCGCGACATCGTCAAGGGCATGCATCCGCGCGAAGCGCCGCCCGAGCTGCTGGTCTGCGTGACCGATGCCACCCATCTGCGCCTGAACCTGCGTCTGGTGCTGGAGGCGCGCGCCCTGGGGCTGCCCATGGTGGTGGTGCTCAATATGAGCGATATGGCGCGCCGCCAGGGACTGGTCATCAACAAGGCCCGGCTCAGCGAGCTGCTGGGCGTGCCCGTGGTGGAGAGCGTGGGCGTGCATCTGTCCGGCGCCAAGGATCTGCTGGCATGGCTGGACAGCGATCAGGCCAGGCAGCTCAAGGCTCCGACGCTCGAAGGCCAGTTCAAGCCCGTGACGGGCAGCAACTCGCGCGCCCAGCTGCTGGCCCTGCACCAGCAGGTGGCCGAGATCATGCGCCTGACCGTGCAGGAGCCCGCGGCTCCCACCCAGCGTGACGATCGCATCGACTCCGTGGTGCTGCACCCGCTGTGGGGCACGCTGGTGCTGGTGGTGACGCTGTTCCTGATGTTCCAGGCCGTGTTCAGCTGGGCCCAGCCCCTGATGGACGGCATCGAAGGGCTGGTCGGCGACTTCGGCAAGTGGGTGCATGGGGTGATGCCCGATGGCGTGCTGCGCAGCCTGCTGGTCGACGGCGTGATCGCCGGTACCGGCTCGGTGGTGGTCTTTCTGCCGCAGATCCTGATTCTGTTCTTCTTCATCCTGGTGCTGGAGGACTCGGGCTATCTGCCGCGCGCCGCCTTTTTGCTGGACCGCATCATGGGCAGCGTGGGCCTGTCCGGACGCTCCTTCATTCCGCTGCTGTCCAGCTTTGCCTGTGCCGTGCCCGGCATCATGGCCACGCGTTCGATCTCCAGCTGGCGCGACCGTCTGCTGACCATCATGATCGCGCCGCTGATGACCTGCTCGGCACGCCTGCCCGTGTACACGCTGCTGATCGGTGCCTTCATCCCCGAGCAGACCGTGGCCGGCTTCTTCAATCTGCAGGGTCTGGTGCTGTTTGCCCTCTATGTGGGCGGCATCGCCAGCGCCATGGCCGTGGCCTGGGTGGGCAAGCTGGCCACCAGGGTCAAGACCCGCACGCCGCTGCTGATGGAGCTGCCTTCCTACCGCATCCCCAGCCTGCGCAGCCTGGTGCTGGGCCTGTACGAGCGGGCCATGATCTTCCTGCGCCGCGTCGGCGGCATCATCCTGACCGTCAGCATCGTGCTGTGGTTCCTCTCCAGCTACCCCGGCGCTCCCGAGGGCGTGACCGAAGGCGCGATTCGCTACAGCTTCGCGGGCCAGATCGGCCGTGCGCTGGAAGTGGTGCTGGCGCCCATCGGCTTCAACTGGCAGATCGCCATTGCGCTGGTGCCCGGCATGGCCGCTCGCGAGGTGGCGGTGGGGGCGCTCGGTACGGTGTATGCGCTGTCGGCCGTGGGCGACGATGCCATGGCCCAGCAGCTGAGCCCGCTGATCGCCAGCAGCTGGTCGCTGGCGACCGCGCTGTCGCTGCTGGTCTGGTTCGTGTTTGCGCCCCAGTGCATCTCCACGCTGGCCATGGTCAAGCGCGAGACCAATGGCTGGCGCTATCCGCTGCTGATGGCCGGCTATCTGTTTGCTCTGGCCTATCTGGCCAGCTTCGTGACCTATCGCGTCGCCGTGGCCCTGGGCTGGGGCTGA